A genomic window from Desulfurococcaceae archaeon includes:
- a CDS encoding prefoldin domain-containing protein, which yields MNTAQSGKETKRVVTLDELVARATELKEHINILETTINVHLNQYREVQLAFDTLKGLPEAPVQGYMILDRLSSVMLPVSVLEGWPSNVLVNLGLGYYLKTNRDKAVEILTRRLRELEKAINTLQSQRRVAVEEYLGLQRLISQIIESQKESK from the coding sequence ATGAACACCGCTCAGTCCGGTAAGGAAACCAAGAGGGTAGTAACCTTAGATGAGCTCGTCGCGAGGGCGACCGAGCTTAAAGAACACATTAACATCCTCGAGACGACGATCAACGTACACTTAAACCAATATAGAGAAGTCCAGCTAGCGTTTGACACCTTAAAAGGCCTTCCAGAGGCGCCTGTTCAAGGCTACATGATCCTGGACAGGCTATCCAGTGTAATGTTACCGGTGAGCGTACTCGAGGGCTGGCCTAGCAATGTCCTGGTAAATCTAGGCCTGGGGTACTACCTCAAGACAAACAGGGACAAGGCCGTTGAAATACTTACAAGGAGGCTCAGAGAACTCGAAAAGGCAATAAACACTCTACAATCACAGCGCAGAGTAGCCGTAGAGGAGTACCTAGGATTGCAGAGGTTAATTAGTCAGATCATTGAATCGCAGAAGGAATCAAAGTGA
- a CDS encoding DNA-binding protein yields the protein MSNEYSGYDEELEAIRMRKLAELKRRLEEEKERRARIEAVLRQILTPEARERLNNLRLVKPELASSLEEQLILLAQSGKVPIPITDELLKRILSELYEQSRRETRITFKRK from the coding sequence ATGAGCAACGAATACTCGGGATACGACGAAGAGCTTGAAGCCATTAGAATGCGCAAGCTAGCCGAGTTGAAACGGCGCCTTGAAGAGGAGAAGGAGAGAAGAGCGCGCATAGAGGCCGTTCTAAGGCAGATCCTCACGCCGGAGGCCAGGGAAAGGCTTAACAATCTGAGGCTCGTAAAGCCCGAACTGGCGAGTAGTCTCGAAGAACAGTTAATCCTGCTTGCTCAGAGCGGAAAAGTCCCCATCCCTATAACAGATGAGCTTTTAAAGCGGATACTATCAGAACTATATGAGCAGAGTAGACGGGAGACGAGAATCACATTCAAAAGGAAATGA
- the dcd gene encoding dCTP deaminase, whose amino-acid sequence MILSDWDIRVYLEKKLLVIDPIFEDTVRENGVDLRFGYRFCRFREGSTLIDTKVMNVPEVLECVDATEEEGFIIKPYEHVLATTLEWVELPHDLVGLVNLRSSFARAGVFIPPTVIDSGFKGNITIELIGGPHPVRVYSKQRFLHVVFLRTSSPVYKPYTGKYQGQVNVTPPKPD is encoded by the coding sequence ATGATACTTAGTGATTGGGACATAAGGGTTTACCTAGAGAAGAAGCTACTAGTAATAGATCCCATCTTCGAGGACACAGTGAGGGAGAACGGTGTAGACCTGAGATTCGGCTACAGGTTCTGCAGGTTTAGAGAGGGAAGCACTTTAATAGACACCAAGGTCATGAACGTACCGGAGGTCTTAGAGTGCGTAGACGCCACAGAAGAAGAAGGTTTTATCATAAAGCCCTACGAGCACGTGTTGGCAACAACACTAGAATGGGTGGAACTACCTCACGACCTGGTTGGACTGGTAAACCTCCGTAGTAGCTTCGCGAGGGCTGGCGTATTCATCCCTCCCACCGTTATCGACAGCGGCTTCAAAGGAAATATCACGATAGAGTTGATTGGTGGACCACACCCGGTAAGAGTGTACTCAAAGCAGAGGTTTCTACACGTAGTTTTCCTGAGAACAAGTAGCCCCGTCTACAAACCATACACTGGCAAATACCAAGGACAAGTAAACGTAACACCGCCGAAACCGGACTAG
- a CDS encoding anaerobic ribonucleoside triphosphate reductase, with protein sequence MGDSRKDPLSVYASWNRLDVNENANRYQGPSGFFAWLLDRYMEHDALQLIPDHILKAHLEGVIYIHKLPHSVYTPYCTGHSIARLLKKGLRTITIVSRPARHFDTFVDHVANYLITMQHYFTGAQALSSVEWYAGPFIRIDKPAYKQVKQQIQRLLYNLNYPTRIGLQTPFSNFTITMNAPRKMLEGDKAVYGGMETEPLSTYEEEAKTFLKALVELYYEGDSVGQPFTFPIPTLMVTAKWIWEDPEIHEAVFKTAAKRGSFYWLNTRMVDPDSAFAMCCRISIDRHELYRAYGNTKFTLSLKKDIEAVREEYWKTMERQRFGGLWAMPDITGSVNVVDVNLPRLALEAGKEESRFWELYDETLKLVREACNWFRNRYTYIMKNYPNFYAMIVEYMPEFPAFHFNTIGLIGLPETAAILMGEPRLWLDGARRDWIRASELMRKIVEYATKTARKWMLEEGVPWNVEEVPGESASPKLAMLDLKKYPELAEYIPDPQNPVYASSIAPYYAPMELPDRVEVEQRVQKYFTGGVMMHIFLGEEADPEALSSLTNKLMQTDIIYWSYTPAITHCNNCDKTYTGMYVTCPSCGSSNVDVWSRIIGYYRPLRNWNPQRRAEFWTRRHYKF encoded by the coding sequence TTGGGTGATAGCCGTAAAGATCCCTTGTCCGTTTACGCGAGTTGGAACCGCTTAGACGTAAACGAGAATGCTAATAGGTACCAGGGACCTAGCGGCTTCTTTGCGTGGCTTCTAGACAGGTACATGGAGCATGACGCGTTACAGTTGATACCGGACCACATTTTAAAGGCGCACTTAGAAGGGGTCATATACATTCACAAATTACCTCACAGTGTCTACACTCCCTATTGCACGGGGCACAGCATTGCGAGGCTCTTGAAGAAGGGGCTTAGAACAATTACCATAGTCTCCCGCCCCGCGAGGCACTTCGACACGTTCGTTGACCACGTCGCAAACTACCTGATCACCATGCAACACTACTTCACGGGCGCGCAGGCGCTGTCAAGCGTTGAGTGGTACGCAGGCCCGTTCATAAGAATTGATAAGCCAGCCTACAAGCAGGTAAAACAGCAGATACAGAGGCTACTCTACAACCTGAACTATCCAACCAGAATAGGGCTTCAAACCCCATTCAGTAATTTCACCATTACAATGAATGCACCCAGAAAAATGCTTGAAGGAGATAAAGCAGTATACGGAGGGATGGAAACAGAACCTCTCAGCACCTATGAGGAGGAAGCAAAGACTTTCCTCAAAGCACTAGTAGAGCTGTACTACGAGGGTGATAGCGTTGGCCAGCCGTTCACCTTCCCGATTCCAACTCTGATGGTTACGGCGAAGTGGATTTGGGAAGACCCCGAGATACATGAAGCAGTATTCAAGACGGCTGCCAAGAGGGGGAGCTTCTACTGGTTGAACACTAGGATGGTGGACCCGGATAGTGCATTCGCAATGTGCTGTAGGATCTCAATTGACAGGCACGAGCTGTACCGTGCTTATGGAAACACCAAGTTCACACTAAGCTTGAAGAAAGACATTGAAGCCGTTAGGGAGGAGTACTGGAAAACGATGGAGAGGCAGAGGTTCGGTGGATTGTGGGCTATGCCCGATATAACTGGTAGCGTGAACGTTGTTGACGTAAACCTTCCTAGGTTAGCCCTTGAGGCTGGAAAAGAGGAGTCTAGGTTCTGGGAGCTATACGACGAGACGCTGAAGCTTGTGAGGGAAGCCTGCAACTGGTTCAGGAACAGGTATACATACATAATGAAGAACTACCCGAACTTCTACGCCATGATAGTAGAGTACATGCCCGAGTTCCCGGCCTTCCACTTCAACACGATCGGCTTAATAGGCTTACCGGAAACAGCAGCCATATTAATGGGTGAACCAAGGCTCTGGCTTGACGGCGCTAGGAGAGACTGGATTAGAGCCTCCGAGCTAATGAGGAAAATAGTTGAGTATGCTACCAAGACTGCAAGGAAGTGGATGCTGGAGGAGGGCGTTCCATGGAACGTCGAGGAGGTCCCTGGCGAGTCGGCTTCGCCGAAACTTGCAATGCTGGATTTAAAGAAGTACCCCGAGCTGGCCGAGTACATACCAGATCCGCAGAATCCTGTGTATGCCAGTAGTATAGCTCCTTATTACGCCCCCATGGAGCTCCCGGACCGCGTCGAGGTCGAGCAACGCGTACAAAAGTACTTCACTGGAGGAGTCATGATGCACATATTCCTCGGCGAGGAGGCGGATCCGGAGGCGCTTTCATCTCTCACCAATAAGCTCATGCAAACGGACATCATATACTGGAGTTACACGCCCGCAATAACCCACTGCAATAACTGCGATAAGACGTACACGGGAATGTACGTGACGTGCCCCTCTTGCGGTAGTAGCAATGTGGACGTTTGGAGTAGGATCATAGGATACTACCGCCCACTGAGAAACTGGAACCCTCAGAGAAGGGCAGAGTTCTGGACCCGGAGGCACTACAAGTTTTAG
- a CDS encoding transcription elongation factor Spt5 produces MSGEPELSIFAVKTTAGRELDVAFIVERRVLEKLSKGEEPGVSSILVAPGVRGFVFVETTKPTELYKLISNIKYASSSRLLKVSLADILTMLRPKTLVEEIAVGDEVEIARGPFRGMRARIVSIDKNKSTVTVNLLEATFSIPITIPINYVKKKGG; encoded by the coding sequence ATGAGCGGGGAACCAGAGCTATCAATATTCGCCGTTAAGACGACGGCTGGTAGGGAGCTCGATGTCGCCTTCATAGTGGAGAGGAGGGTACTAGAGAAGCTAAGTAAGGGGGAAGAACCCGGGGTTTCCAGCATCTTAGTAGCTCCTGGTGTCAGGGGATTTGTGTTCGTTGAAACCACGAAGCCAACTGAGCTTTACAAGCTCATTTCAAACATCAAATACGCATCAAGCAGTAGACTCCTAAAGGTATCATTAGCAGACATACTCACGATGCTTAGACCGAAAACTCTCGTAGAAGAAATCGCTGTTGGAGACGAGGTAGAAATCGCTAGAGGGCCTTTCCGTGGTATGAGGGCCCGGATCGTTTCAATAGATAAGAACAAAAGCACAGTTACAGTTAACTTATTAGAGGCGACTTTTTCAATACCCATAACAATACCAATTAACTACGTGAAGAAGAAGGGTGGTTGA
- a CDS encoding 50S ribosomal protein L31e, with the protein MSESRSLDVTLHIIPLRRVYFGRRKNRADRAIRLVKKYLARHYKEAEKIAVDPALNNYVWSRGREKPPRKVVVEVRFDKESKTLRVLLVRPSKWRRK; encoded by the coding sequence GTGAGTGAAAGCCGTAGCTTAGATGTGACCCTACACATCATACCCCTTAGGAGAGTATACTTCGGGCGCAGGAAGAATAGGGCCGACAGGGCTATTAGACTCGTAAAAAAGTACCTTGCAAGGCACTATAAGGAAGCGGAGAAGATCGCTGTAGACCCCGCTCTTAACAACTACGTGTGGTCGCGTGGACGAGAAAAGCCTCCTAGAAAAGTAGTAGTTGAAGTAAGGTTTGATAAAGAGAGTAAAACTCTCCGTGTTTTACTAGTAAGGCCTAGTAAGTGGAGACGCAAGTGA
- a CDS encoding translation initiation factor IF-6 → MEITRMSFFGNPNIGVYAYANDKLLVLPPGLGKDDIEEMTSVLEVVVVEARIAGTILNGVFVAGNSNAVLLPHIVFEEELEGIRKAIAESGLDLEVAVLESKYTALGNILLCNNHGCIVSPLIEEQEIKRVADILGVEVFKARLVNMDVPGSVAAISDHGGVIHPDASEDDLRIVKEIAKVSVEYATVNGGVPFVRSGLIANNKGVVIGGNTTGPEMLRIKAGFEGGRNGR, encoded by the coding sequence GTGGAGATCACCAGGATGAGTTTTTTCGGTAACCCGAACATCGGAGTGTATGCGTATGCAAATGACAAGCTACTCGTACTACCTCCGGGACTTGGAAAAGACGACATCGAAGAGATGACGAGCGTCCTCGAGGTGGTAGTAGTAGAGGCAAGAATTGCCGGTACTATTCTGAATGGAGTGTTTGTAGCTGGAAACAGCAACGCGGTTCTACTACCTCACATAGTATTTGAGGAAGAGCTAGAGGGCATCAGGAAAGCCATAGCTGAAAGTGGACTAGACCTAGAAGTTGCTGTCTTAGAGAGCAAGTACACGGCCTTAGGCAATATCCTTCTCTGCAATAACCACGGGTGTATTGTAAGTCCCTTGATCGAAGAGCAAGAGATAAAGCGCGTAGCCGACATTCTCGGGGTAGAGGTTTTCAAAGCACGGCTCGTAAACATGGATGTGCCGGGGAGTGTGGCCGCCATATCTGATCATGGCGGTGTAATACACCCCGACGCAAGTGAAGACGACTTAAGAATAGTTAAGGAAATAGCTAAGGTTTCGGTGGAGTACGCAACCGTTAATGGAGGCGTGCCCTTCGTTAGAAGCGGGCTAATAGCAAATAATAAAGGAGTAGTTATAGGTGGAAATACCACGGGTCCGGAAATGCTTCGCATTAAAGCCGGGTTTGAAGGGGGTAGGAATGGGCGGTGA
- a CDS encoding 30S ribosomal protein S19e: MVTALEVPADALIAKLAAYIKENIPEIRPPSWTKFAKTGCFREKPPQNPDWWYYRAASILRKLYKAGRPVGLSELRREYGGRKRRGVAPERAYKAPGNAIRRILQQLEQAQLVRKTREGRVLSPQGKALLDRMAFEILEELTKERPELVKYLPPLVRLKFLSRSGVT, encoded by the coding sequence ATGGTTACTGCGTTAGAAGTTCCCGCAGACGCGCTGATCGCGAAATTGGCCGCGTACATTAAGGAAAACATACCAGAGATTAGGCCACCATCCTGGACTAAATTCGCTAAAACTGGGTGCTTTAGAGAAAAGCCTCCTCAAAATCCCGACTGGTGGTACTACAGGGCAGCCAGTATTCTCAGAAAGCTATACAAGGCGGGAAGGCCCGTGGGCTTAAGTGAGCTCAGAAGAGAGTATGGCGGGAGAAAACGCCGTGGAGTAGCACCTGAAAGAGCCTATAAGGCCCCCGGAAACGCTATTAGGAGGATTCTCCAGCAACTAGAACAGGCTCAGCTAGTTAGGAAAACAAGAGAGGGTAGAGTGCTCTCACCCCAGGGGAAAGCACTACTCGACAGAATGGCGTTTGAAATCCTAGAAGAACTTACCAAAGAGCGGCCGGAGCTTGTTAAGTACCTCCCACCGCTTGTTAGGCTTAAGTTTTTAAGTCGGAGTGGTGTTACATGA
- the thyX gene encoding FAD-dependent thymidylate synthase produces MNAKGLPRVRLIYTIPEAEKIIASAAKATLSPREFAEIVNTTSEEFVEKWIRELIVRGHGSPLEHSIYVFEVVCSRVCSHQLVRHRHASYSQLSQRYSDKYLKGLIWRTCEVLGVEYKESYDYYVELLNKLVESQPTFDELIDVVGEAFIIPPVIVENRSLEFLKSLISSTAMYYEALAGGTPYEDARYLLPQAVKTRIVVSMNARELVEVFLPLRMCARAQWEIRMIAWSLWQQLVKVNPNIFKYIGPRCVLAENRARVDPCELEKFLEGECTFSIPRCFEMVPKDQMRNCVLKAYKSFHLLKDNIQESNSTRGEA; encoded by the coding sequence GTGAACGCAAAGGGCCTGCCCCGCGTAAGACTAATTTACACGATACCGGAAGCTGAAAAGATCATAGCATCAGCCGCCAAAGCCACCCTCTCTCCTCGCGAATTCGCGGAAATCGTGAATACGACGAGCGAGGAATTCGTCGAGAAGTGGATTCGGGAACTAATAGTGAGAGGTCATGGAAGCCCATTAGAGCACAGCATTTACGTGTTCGAAGTAGTGTGTAGCCGTGTATGTAGCCATCAACTCGTAAGGCACAGGCACGCCAGCTATAGCCAGCTGAGTCAAAGGTATAGCGATAAATACCTCAAGGGGTTGATCTGGAGAACGTGCGAAGTACTTGGAGTAGAGTACAAGGAGTCATACGACTACTACGTTGAGTTGTTGAACAAGCTCGTGGAGTCGCAACCTACCTTCGATGAGCTGATAGACGTTGTTGGTGAGGCATTTATAATACCACCCGTAATCGTCGAGAACAGGAGTTTAGAGTTTCTAAAATCATTAATCAGCTCCACGGCTATGTACTACGAAGCTTTAGCGGGCGGAACACCCTACGAAGATGCGCGCTACCTGTTACCGCAGGCCGTGAAAACGAGGATCGTGGTGTCCATGAACGCGCGAGAACTTGTAGAGGTGTTTCTACCACTTAGAATGTGTGCTCGCGCGCAATGGGAGATTAGAATGATAGCTTGGAGTTTATGGCAGCAACTTGTAAAGGTGAATCCTAACATATTCAAGTATATAGGTCCCCGTTGTGTACTAGCCGAAAACCGCGCACGCGTCGACCCCTGTGAACTAGAAAAGTTTCTCGAGGGAGAATGCACGTTCTCCATACCCAGGTGCTTTGAAATGGTGCCGAAAGACCAGATGCGCAACTGCGTTTTAAAGGCATATAAGTCATTTCATTTATTAAAAGATAACATTCAAGAATCTAACAGCACTCGAGGTGAAGCATAA
- a CDS encoding YhbY family RNA-binding protein, which produces MDKKVRGKRFEKKIKERITGKVDVQLGKNGITEGFLRELKNRLEKHGIVKVRVLGSFRKTYTDDVNAVAVTLAEKTRSRVYEIRGFAIILIKEK; this is translated from the coding sequence GTGGATAAGAAGGTTCGTGGTAAAAGGTTCGAGAAGAAGATTAAGGAGAGGATTACTGGAAAAGTAGACGTACAGCTGGGTAAGAACGGCATTACAGAGGGTTTCTTAAGGGAGCTTAAAAATAGGCTTGAGAAGCACGGTATCGTCAAAGTGCGAGTGCTCGGGTCCTTTAGGAAAACGTACACGGATGACGTTAACGCCGTAGCCGTTACCCTGGCCGAGAAGACCCGTTCACGCGTGTATGAGATTAGGGGCTTTGCAATCATACTTATAAAGGAAAAATAA
- the rpl18a gene encoding 50S ribosomal protein L18Ae, which translates to MGGEIKIYRITGRMLVSHDRLPTWQKFVQEIRALNEKDALEKVYSLLGSRHKLKRRHIKIIEVKEISPEEASKPYILQILKLERLVK; encoded by the coding sequence ATGGGCGGTGAAATAAAAATATATAGAATAACCGGGCGCATGCTAGTTAGCCACGACAGGCTTCCAACGTGGCAGAAATTCGTACAAGAAATAAGGGCACTAAATGAAAAAGACGCCCTTGAAAAGGTCTATTCACTCCTTGGTAGTAGGCATAAATTAAAAAGGCGTCACATAAAGATCATAGAAGTTAAGGAAATAAGCCCGGAGGAGGCATCGAAACCCTATATACTTCAAATATTAAAACTCGAGAGGCTTGTTAAGTGA
- a CDS encoding 16S rRNA methyltransferase: protein MSNSRQLVIVLLEAAIERVPPSIANHPAVLKTASRRGKKPTEILLDASLHYHAMKRLPKANKRGRPDIIHVSLLEVLESPLCRRGYLKVAVYTIEGHALFVDPSTRLPKNYNRFVGLMEQLFKLGQVPPNTPRPLMYLKTMRLEDLLEDLSVNGLILLDEKCEYRPVCAVIEHAMKERLAIGIGAFPRGDFEEMTRQRATHCYSIYGEPLATHIVVSRVISSAERSLKLLEL from the coding sequence ATGAGTAATTCTCGGCAACTCGTAATCGTGCTACTCGAAGCGGCGATCGAGAGGGTGCCCCCCTCCATAGCGAATCACCCCGCAGTGTTAAAAACAGCATCTAGACGGGGTAAAAAGCCCACGGAGATCTTGCTAGACGCGAGCTTACACTACCACGCGATGAAGAGGCTCCCCAAGGCAAACAAGCGCGGGAGACCTGATATAATCCACGTAAGTCTACTAGAGGTCTTGGAAAGCCCGCTTTGTAGACGCGGGTACTTGAAGGTAGCGGTTTACACTATAGAAGGGCACGCGCTTTTCGTAGACCCTTCAACGAGGTTGCCGAAAAACTACAATAGGTTCGTCGGCTTAATGGAGCAGCTTTTTAAACTAGGCCAAGTACCGCCTAATACCCCTAGGCCCTTGATGTACTTAAAGACGATGAGGCTCGAAGACTTGTTAGAAGATCTCTCGGTTAACGGCTTAATACTACTAGACGAGAAATGCGAGTATAGACCGGTATGCGCGGTGATCGAGCACGCGATGAAGGAAAGACTAGCAATAGGTATTGGAGCATTTCCTCGAGGCGACTTCGAAGAAATGACGCGGCAGCGAGCAACACATTGTTACTCGATATACGGAGAGCCCCTCGCGACGCATATTGTAGTATCGCGCGTAATATCTTCAGCCGAAAGGTCCCTCAAACTGCTCGAACTATGA
- a CDS encoding ribonuclease P protein component 4 translates to MGVKAGKEKGMLKTIARERVSLLLDMAFRRVREGDIDLARKYVEIALRVASKARLRLPRTLKRSYCRNCFVPLIPGLTLSVRIKSSGKESRVVYRCLLCGWIRRFVVKGSRRRLRRGLLEK, encoded by the coding sequence ATGGGTGTGAAAGCGGGTAAGGAGAAAGGAATGCTGAAGACTATAGCGAGGGAGAGGGTCTCACTACTCTTGGACATGGCATTTCGCAGGGTGAGAGAAGGGGATATAGACCTGGCAAGGAAATACGTGGAAATAGCACTACGGGTTGCGAGCAAGGCTAGACTGAGGCTTCCAAGAACGCTTAAAAGGAGCTATTGCAGAAACTGCTTCGTACCGCTGATACCGGGATTAACGCTTAGTGTTAGAATTAAGAGCAGTGGAAAGGAGTCTAGAGTAGTGTACAGGTGTCTTCTTTGCGGGTGGATAAGAAGGTTCGTGGTAAAAGGTTCGAGAAGAAGATTAAGGAGAGGATTACTGGAAAAGTAG
- the ftsY gene encoding signal recognition particle-docking protein FtsY gives MLSKLRQVFRNFIDTASAIFASKEKLLEAVEELKLELVSRDVAYEVAEDIANRLSTLINEGSVRDKKRLIASLREILLVYFKEAGTVDVEALARTKKPFKILFMGVNGVGKTTTIAKVAVYLRDRGLRPLMIAADTFRAAAQEQLKKHSERTQIPVFMGKYGADPAAVAYDGIAYASSRGFDVLLVDTAGRMHTDVDLVNELQKIVRVVKPDLKLLVVDALTGNDAVEQARFFNKAVGVDGFIVTKLDAYEEGGVPLSLVYVAKKPIVFVGTGQDYRDLKLFNPLDYVDKVLPVEEWGP, from the coding sequence TTGCTTTCAAAGCTCAGGCAAGTATTTAGAAATTTTATTGACACGGCATCGGCTATTTTCGCATCTAAGGAGAAGCTACTGGAGGCTGTAGAAGAGCTGAAGCTTGAACTAGTTAGCCGGGATGTTGCCTACGAGGTTGCCGAGGATATTGCCAATAGACTCAGCACGCTAATAAATGAGGGAAGTGTCAGGGATAAGAAGCGCCTCATAGCAAGTCTTCGTGAAATACTCCTAGTCTACTTCAAGGAGGCGGGAACGGTAGATGTAGAGGCGCTTGCTAGGACTAAAAAACCCTTTAAAATCTTGTTCATGGGCGTGAACGGCGTCGGTAAGACAACCACGATCGCCAAAGTTGCCGTCTATTTAAGGGATCGCGGCTTGCGGCCGCTGATGATTGCCGCTGATACCTTTAGGGCAGCTGCCCAGGAACAGCTGAAAAAGCACTCCGAGAGGACGCAAATACCAGTATTTATGGGTAAGTACGGAGCGGATCCAGCCGCCGTGGCATACGATGGAATAGCGTATGCCTCTTCGCGGGGGTTCGACGTGCTGTTAGTCGATACAGCTGGTAGAATGCACACGGATGTTGATCTAGTGAATGAACTGCAGAAGATTGTGAGGGTTGTTAAACCCGACTTGAAGCTATTAGTGGTCGACGCTCTAACGGGAAACGATGCAGTGGAGCAGGCAAGGTTTTTTAACAAAGCTGTCGGCGTGGACGGCTTTATCGTAACGAAGCTCGATGCCTACGAAGAGGGCGGGGTCCCCCTTTCACTTGTTTACGTTGCGAAGAAGCCCATAGTGTTCGTGGGTACGGGTCAGGACTACAGGGATTTAAAGCTTTTTAATCCCTTAGATTACGTAGATAAGGTGCTTCCAGTCGAGGAGTGGGGACCGTAG
- a CDS encoding protein translocase SEC61 complex subunit gamma, whose protein sequence is MNLRELVDSWRKILQIATKPDRDEYLAVLKITVLGLVLVGLIAFVVRVIFYTLLFPYAG, encoded by the coding sequence ATGAATCTAAGAGAGCTCGTTGATTCGTGGAGGAAGATACTTCAAATAGCGACTAAGCCCGATAGAGACGAGTACCTAGCTGTTCTTAAGATAACAGTGCTAGGTCTGGTTTTAGTGGGTCTGATAGCCTTCGTCGTAAGGGTAATCTTCTACACGCTTCTATTCCCATATGCGGGGTGA
- a CDS encoding 50S ribosomal protein L39e, whose protein sequence is MARAKHVARKLRLAAAHNSNKPVPVWVTVKTRLRVRRPFRLRHWRRNKLKNI, encoded by the coding sequence GTGGCTAGGGCCAAGCACGTAGCCCGTAAGTTGAGACTGGCTGCCGCTCATAACAGTAATAAACCCGTACCGGTTTGGGTTACGGTAAAGACGAGGCTTAGAGTTAGAAGGCCGTTTAGGCTAAGGCACTGGAGAAGAAACAAGCTTAAGAACATTTAG
- a CDS encoding anaerobic ribonucleoside-triphosphate reductase activating protein: protein MSCVKAVGNTLLIAGWKSTSLIDVHGHVSFTLWLCGCNLKCPFCHNWRIANGDSSLCKPIEVERVIEEVVASKNLVDYLHVTGGEPLLQYENLAVLFERVKSMGIACSLNSNLTLTKELMHLARQGLVDHVATDLKVPPEILYGVPSVARNLWKSFIESLKVIRDFNIPLELRIPVHRKLTHNVLREYIEQVIGNVLVEKTVVVVNPLLSEPIVKPRDPSWCRENCTVNAERLQQISDLFKHYGFSRVVVKSIPGFEQ from the coding sequence ATGAGCTGCGTGAAGGCAGTGGGCAACACCCTTCTAATTGCAGGTTGGAAAAGCACATCGCTTATAGATGTACATGGTCACGTCTCGTTTACCCTGTGGCTGTGTGGATGTAACCTAAAGTGCCCGTTTTGCCACAACTGGAGAATAGCGAATGGTGATTCATCTCTCTGCAAGCCTATAGAAGTAGAGCGGGTTATAGAAGAAGTTGTTGCCAGCAAAAACCTAGTAGACTACTTACACGTAACGGGCGGAGAGCCCTTACTTCAATACGAGAACTTAGCTGTACTTTTTGAGCGAGTAAAGAGCATGGGTATAGCCTGCAGCCTGAACTCAAACTTAACTCTCACCAAGGAGCTGATGCATCTCGCTAGACAAGGGCTAGTGGATCACGTAGCAACAGATCTCAAGGTACCACCAGAGATTCTATACGGCGTACCTTCGGTTGCGCGGAACCTGTGGAAAAGTTTCATAGAGTCCTTAAAAGTGATACGGGATTTCAATATACCCCTTGAACTCAGGATCCCGGTTCACAGGAAGCTAACTCACAACGTACTAAGGGAATATATAGAACAGGTAATAGGTAACGTGCTAGTAGAAAAAACCGTTGTAGTAGTGAACCCGCTTTTAAGCGAGCCAATAGTAAAGCCCCGTGACCCCAGCTGGTGTAGAGAAAACTGCACTGTAAACGCAGAGAGGCTACAGCAAATTTCTGATTTATTTAAGCATTATGGTTTTTCAAGAGTAGTCGTTAAATCTATTCCTGGGTTTGAGCAGTGA